CGATACCTAGCGCCGAGGTGATCACACCGTAAACGACATAAAGAATGATGTCGCCGACCGAATGGTGCTTTTTCTTTGTCTTCCCAGTCTCCGACACCTTGCTTTTCTTCGCTTCTATTACCTTTTCACCTTGCTCCTGCTGAGGAGTCTGGTATGGCTTAGCTTCAGAGATGTTCTTGGAAACCTTATCGATACCATTCAAGTCTTTGTCGTTCACGACCTTTTGCTCCACAGCAACCGACTCGGTAGGAAATTTAGGCACCACTTTTGGAGGTAACGGCACCGCCACGTCATTGGTTTCACTGCTACTTGGCAAAGGCGGATTCGCGATATTGTCCATGGTTGTTTTCCTTTAACTGTATCCATCAATAGTTATTAAAATTCATATTGAATAAATCCCACCACCATGAATCATTTGATGCGTTCCAGATTCATGCTGGTGGCACGGTTGGAGAGCACTATGTGATCGTTGTCCTTGACGGTCACTTTGAGAAAAGTGCCGCCGCCGGAACGACCATCGACTTCCAAATCGTAGGTTCCATCCGCATTTTTAGTGAGCGTATAAGCATCTTTGGGACTGTAAACATTGCAATTGTCTTCGGTGAATGTGACGGTCGTGGAATGCGTCGAGCTCCAGTTGTCCGGACCGTTGTTCTTCCACGTTCCAATGATACTGAAAGACCCGCAGCCACTGAACATCGTCAAAACACAAGCAATGACCGCCAGCGCCGCCATAAGCTTGGGCGCACCGATACGATTATTCTGCTGGACTTCGTCCGTCGATACCTCAGTCGACATGTTGCAATCGGACAACATCACTCCTCTTTTCTATGTTTGTTTAAATAGCAGAATGACAAAATCACTTCATTGCACACTCTCATCCGACTCGTTCGAAATTCAAAGTGGTATTGCCTTTAGTCAGCGTGATATGGTCGTTATCCTTGACCTGCACATCGAACTCGCCGCCGCCACCAAGCAAACCGTTGACGATCAATTTGTAGGAACCGTCGGATTCTTTCTTCAAGGCATACTTGTCACTCGGGCTCCAGAGATTACATTTCCCATTCGAACCGAATTGGATGAGTTTTCCCTGCTCATACGCCTGGCCATAGGTGCCTGGGCCCTCGTTTTCCCATGAACCCACAATGCTGAACGGCTTTCCACAGCCGCCCAAAAGCGTGACCACGCATACAAGCACCGCCAGCAGTGCCAGAATCTTACTGTTATGCGTACCAGTATTTGCACTACAATCGGTATTCCCGCTGATTGTTCCAGACATCTTGACCTCTCTTCAAACGCCAATAAATTCTTCACCGCTTCGTAAAACTCATGCAAAGCATCATCGTTCCACGCCTAAAATCCGACTTGGAGGTACCACACTGCACGTTCTGGCTCTTCCGAAACCTTCCTTGTGGTCTTTTGCACGAGAAACCATCCGGATTTGCTTTTAGCATAGTATCACAAATGCCATATAAGGGAGGCCATATACAGTAAAAAAACTTCATAGTTTGAGTTTTATGTCGAAAAATACTCCTTTAGGATCTTGGAACAACTACGTCAAGGAACTTGGACTGAATTTACAACGCTTACGACTGGAACGAAACCTCACACAAGAACGAGTCGCGTATGATGCGGGGCTCTCACGCTATACCTATCAGAAATTCGAAAAGGGCGAATCCATGCCCGGAACGCCTGCCAATCCCAGCCTCCACAACATCATGGCCATAGCTCAGGTTCTAGGGGTTTCCCTGCAGGAACTGCTACCTTCACCATGGCCGGATCTTCGGGCCAAATAACAGAAAACCTTCCGCAAAAGATAGTATTGACTTTCAACGCAGGCAGAAAGCACGCGCGGCACAAACGTATCAACTGCGCATAACACTACATATGTTTTGGCCCCGCCAGGCGTAGAAACCCGGCGGGGCCAAAACATGGAAAAATTCGGCGGAGTTGCGCGGGACTTGGAGAGCCCGGATTCAATGCTCACAGGCTTAACCACGCTCGCGCAACCCAATCATTACATCATATTAGGCTCACTCTCCGGTAATCGGGTCGACGGCGTCGGCCACGGCCTTGACGTTCTGCGGCTTGAAGTAGATGCGCTCGGGGTTGTTGTAGAAGACATCCTCAAGCTCGGACTCGGTGAAGATGTCCGTGGCCTCCAGCCAAGTGGCCAAGTTGTGGTACGAGTTGAAGGTCGAGGACCAGGGCGAATCAGTACCCCAGAAGATGCGCTTGGCGCCGAGCACCTTCTTGGCCAGAGCGGTATCCTTCTGGCAGCGCGGATACGGGAACTCGGTCTCGCCCTCAATATCCTCGATCGCAGAAAGCTCGACGGAAATATTCGGATACGGCTCCCACTGACGCAACTCGCATTCCAAGCGATTGAGATGGTCGGCGTTCGGGAAGGACAGGTGGCAGACCACAAAGTCAAGCTGCGGGTAACGCTGCGCAAGGTTGGCGATGGCTTCAGGCTGGTGGCTCAGCTGCGTGTAGTCACCATAGTCCACAGTCACCACAAAGCCGGGATAATCCGAAATGTAGTGGAAGAAGAGACCAAGCTGTGGGTCATTGTCGAGACGGAACGCATGGTGGTAGCCCATCAGGCCGCCTCCCTGACTGATCTCAAGCTTGACCGCACGGAAGCCGAGGTCATCGATATGGCGCTTGACAGAGGTCATCGCCTCGTCGCTGAACGGGTCGAACGAGAAGGCGCCGATGAAACGATCCGGGTACTTCTTGACCGTCTGATAGGTGTAGTAGTTCTGGAAGGCGTAAAGGCTGCCCTGCAGGAGCACGGCCTTGTTGATGCCGTTTTCGTCCATGACCTTCAGCGCGGATTCGGCGAGGAAGTCGTCGTCGCCCCAGCCGTCGGGAATGAGCTTCAGGGGCATACCGTTGTCCCAGATGGCCTTGCCATCGCCCAGCGGTGTCATACGGCCTTTGCCGTTGTAACCGGAGACCGAACGAACCAGATGCAGATGTCCGTCAATTTTTTTCATAATATACTCCTTTGTTATTTATTATTATCAGTACGTTATCTTTTCATCGCTGCCCGCATATCCGGCGTTCTTGTCGGACATCTTGCGCAGGTAACGCCAAATCTGAGAACGATACTTGCGAAGCAGGAACAGCAAAATCAGATACACAACCACGCAGCCGCCGATGATAAACGGGTTCTTCGAGATGAATGCCGCGAAGATAAGCGCGTTCAACGGGCGTGCCATGAGGTTGAAGCTGGTGATCAGCACCACGCCGGCGGGGATGGCCGCACCATACTGCGAGACCGCTCCGGTGTAGATGTCGCCGAGCCAGCTGGAGGCGTAAAGGCCGAGGCTGAACCAGACGATGCCGTTGGCGATGACCTTCAGGATGTTGCCGCGGGTGATGGCCACGATGGACTCCACCATGAACGGCAGGGAGATGAGGTCGACGATGGGCAGGGTCTTGTTGCCGGGAAGCAGGAAGGCGATGAGCACCATGATCGGGATGAGGATGACGCCGGAGATGATGGTCGCGGGTTCGCCGTAGCCGACACCGTCGTCCACGCCGAGGAACCAACGCTTCTTGTCATCGATTTCGTCGATGGGCGCGTCGTCTTCAACGCCGGCCTTCTTCTTGTGATTCTGGTCAATCTCTTCGGCCAACGGGGTGAAGGCCTTGGAGAAGACGTTGGTGACCAGCGGGAAGATGGTCATCACTGCGGAAAGCTCGATGGTGAAGGAAAGGATCTGCCCCCAGGCCTTGAGACTTGCCAGGTTGGTGATGTTGGCGATCAGGCCGATGATCAGGCCCAGGATGATGCCCAGCGTGGTCGGCTCGCCGAAGACGCCCAGCTTCTTCTTGAAGTACTGCGGGGTCATCTTGACCTTGTTGAAACCGAGGAGGTTCCAGAGCGGGTCAAGCAGGATGGCCGGGACGACCTGCTCGATGTTGTGCAGGGAGGCGACCGACGCGTTCTTCACACCGTAGTAATCGGACCAGCGGTCGGCCTGGACTTCGGCCAGCAGCAGGGTGTAGAAGAGCATGAAGAAAGAGAGGCCCAGCGAAAGGGCGAAGTTATGGGTGACGTAGTAGCAAAGCGTTCCCCAGATCATGAAGCCGAAGTTGTTCCACAGGTTGGAAGCCATGAAGATCTTGGTGACTCCAAGCGCGAAAAGCAACAGCTCGACGATCAGGCCGAACACGAAGAACGTCAGGCCAACCGGCGAACCGAAGGACGCCAGCGAACCGGCCTGCCAACCGATATCGACCACCGGCAGCTTGATGCCCGTGTTGTTGACCATCTGCTTGATGACCTTGGTCACCACAGGCGTGAAGGCCTGAATGATCCAGGTGAAGCCGGTCAGACCGACACCGGCGTAGAACGCACTCATCATGGCGGTTTTGGGTTTGACCCGCAGACACAGCGCGACGATAAAAATCATGATCGGGACGACAACGCTGGCCCCGAAGGTCTGGAAAACTTGATTTACGGTTTGGAGCATTTCGCTCACACTTTCTTTCAAGGTACAGTTCATGCCAGGTAATGGCATTTGTACGACGAATTCCTTGAAACATTCCGGTGCACACACTGCACCGCTGTTCGGCATTGAAGGAGTTGGCTTCATCGCCTTCAACTTTGCAATACGACAACTTCATCGATTGCTTTCGGTTTGCTGTACCACCCATTTCTAGCGCCAGGTCAATCGCATCATCACCCACCGTTGGTGTGAGATTCGGCGCCTGACCTCTTGCGCGGGGTTGGAACCATTCTAGATTCTGGGCGGTCCGGCTCCAACCCCTGGCACAAGCCCCTGATCGCTAAGCTCTGTCATCAGATCCTTCTTTCTCATCGTGGTTCCCAGACGCAACCGCCTGGGGTTTCTCTTCAAAAGTCAGTCGACGGGTTCCTGCTCGATGCCCACCTTGGCGAAGATGTCGTCAAAGAAGCTCTTGGCTTTTTTGACTTCGGCAACGGGATCGGGAGCCTTATTGGTCCACATCTCAATGGTCATCGCCCCGGTGTAGCCCAAGCGGTGCAGTGTTCGCAGGCATCCCTCGAAATCGACCGAACCATCGCCGAACGGCACGTCGCGGAACTGGCCCTTGCTGGTCGCGCTCACGGGTTTGCTGTCTTTCAAGTGGACGGAGACGATATTATCGATGCCCATTTCGAGCTCTTTGCCGACATCGTTTTCCGGCCAGCCGGAGAGGTTGCCAAGGTCGGGATAGGCCTGCAGCCACGGGCTGTGGATCTGGGTCTTCAGGTAGATGATCTTCTGCAGCGAATTGAGGAAGGGGTCATCCATGGTCTCGATGTCAAGCATGACCTGACGGGTCGCCGCATATTCGACACCCTTCTTCAGATTCTCGACGAACCATTCGCGCGATTCCAGCGTCTTAGGCTCGTAATACACGTCGTAACCGGCCATCTGAATGTTGCGGATACCGAGGTCGTAGGCCAGGTCGATGGCTTTGTAAAGCATCTCGAGGCTGTGTTCGCGCACCTTGGTATCAGCCGAACCCATCGGGAAGCGACGATGGCCGCTCAACATGAGCGTGTGGATGCGCACGCCCGTGTCCCATGCGGCGTTGCGCAGATCCTCGCGCTGCTCGCGAGTCCAGTCCAGGCGGGCCAGGCGTTCGTCGCTTTCGTCCACCGAAAATTCGATGAAATTGAAACCTAGGTCATGCACCAGCTGCAGGGTCTTGTGCCAAGACTCGACGGCAGGCAATGCCTTTTCGTATATGCCCAGTGAATTCATCGTGTTCCTTCCTTCTGGGTTGCGTGTAGTTTCGACCAGACGCCGTCCATGGCGTCCAGCAAAGTCTGATAACGTTCATACTTCTCGTCGTATTTGCGATGCTGCACCGCGTCCGGCTCGAAGCGTGAATCGACGTGAATCATACGATTCGCGGCCTTTTGAAGATCGGAATCGCCGCCCGTGGCGTAGGCTGAAAGCACCGCACCGCCAAGGCCGGTGATCTCATGGCCTTTGATGGTTTCCACTGGCAGACCAATAATGTCGGCGAACATCTGCATCCATGAAGGTGAGTTGGCCGCTCCCCCGCAAACCCTCAGCGATTGCGGGCGGGTGGTGTCGCTGCGCAGCAACTGGTCGATATGCTGTCGATGCGCGAAAACAACGCCTTCGTAAACCGCACGGACCAGCTGCATGCGCGTGGTGGTGCTTTGGAGGCCCACAAACGAGGCCGTGGCGTCCGGGTCGCTGTTACTGCCGTAAAGGAACGGGGTGTAGAGCACCTGCGTGAAATCTGCGTCCTCCTGTTTGAGGTTCGCTTCCAGACGCTCATAATCCTCGTCACTGTCTTTGCCGGTCGGTGAAAGCAGGCGCAGAATCCGGCTGAGGTTGCCCGATGAGGTGGGGCTTGAAGCCTCAACCAATACCCTGTCTTTCAAGAACAGCGAGTTCATGATGCCGGGCATACGGACGGTCGGTGCGTGGGAAAGATAAGTGTTGATGCTCCAAGTGCCGGCGATTACGCAATAGTGGTCATGGTCCAGCGCTCCGGAACCCAGAGTACCGGCATCGATGTCGAAAAGTCCGCCTGTGACCGGCGTTCCTTCAATGAGACCGGTGTCATACGCTGCGTTTGTATCGACCTTATCCACCAAATCCGCCGATTCGACCAGCTTCGGCAGCCATTGTGCGGCCTCGGAAATACCGAAGAAAGCGAGAAGCCTGTCGTCATAGTCGCGAGTTTGAAGATTGATGAGATTGTTGCCCGAAGCGTCGCCGACCTCCTGATGGATGCCGCCGGTCAACAGGTAACGTACGAAATCCTTTGCCGAAAGGATGCTGCCGATATTGGCGTAGCGCTCCGGCTCGTGGTCTTTGATCCAGCGCAACAGGACCGGTGCCTGGCTGGCCATGACATGCTGGTGGCTGATCGGGTAGATCTCCTCCACCCTGGTTTCGAAGCTTTTCGCCAAGTCGTTGGCGCGTTCGTCGGTTGAAAGGATGCCGTTGCAGAAAATTTCGCCGTTCTTGTCGAGAAGATAGAGACCTTTGCCGTGCCCCACACAGGTGATGCAGGAGATGTCTTTGGGCGAAACCTTGGTTTGCTCAAGAACCTGCCGAATCGCGGCAAACAGCGAATCGCGCATGCCTTTGAGATCGATTTCGCGCATTTCCGGCGTGTTCTGAATCCACGGGGTATCAAAAACGGATACGCCGACTTGGGTTCCTTCTTCGTCGAAAATCAGCGCGCGGGTGTTGGTGCCGCCGTTGTCGAGAATGAGGAAATAGCGTCCGGCCATGTTACTTCTCCTCGTCAGTGATGTGGTAAATGGCTATGGAGTTGCTTTCACGATTGGCACTCAGCAGGTAATCTTCGTCGTCCTTGCGGAAGACGGTGACGTTGCTGGGGCCGACACCGGATTCGATGACGGTTTTGTGCATCTTGCGGTCGGGAGCCGTGATGGTCATCAGCTTCTGGTCTCCCCCGCGGTAGCCGAAGAGGAAATAAGGCTTGCCGAAAAGGATTTCACT
This genomic stretch from Bifidobacterium sp. ESL0690 harbors:
- a CDS encoding helix-turn-helix transcriptional regulator, which produces MSKNTPLGSWNNYVKELGLNLQRLRLERNLTQERVAYDAGLSRYTYQKFEKGESMPGTPANPSLHNIMAIAQVLGVSLQELLPSPWPDLRAK
- a CDS encoding amidohydrolase family protein, whose product is MKKIDGHLHLVRSVSGYNGKGRMTPLGDGKAIWDNGMPLKLIPDGWGDDDFLAESALKVMDENGINKAVLLQGSLYAFQNYYTYQTVKKYPDRFIGAFSFDPFSDEAMTSVKRHIDDLGFRAVKLEISQGGGLMGYHHAFRLDNDPQLGLFFHYISDYPGFVVTVDYGDYTQLSHQPEAIANLAQRYPQLDFVVCHLSFPNADHLNRLECELRQWEPYPNISVELSAIEDIEGETEFPYPRCQKDTALAKKVLGAKRIFWGTDSPWSSTFNSYHNLATWLEATDIFTESELEDVFYNNPERIYFKPQNVKAVADAVDPITGE
- a CDS encoding PTS transporter subunit IIC, which translates into the protein MLQTVNQVFQTFGASVVVPIMIFIVALCLRVKPKTAMMSAFYAGVGLTGFTWIIQAFTPVVTKVIKQMVNNTGIKLPVVDIGWQAGSLASFGSPVGLTFFVFGLIVELLLFALGVTKIFMASNLWNNFGFMIWGTLCYYVTHNFALSLGLSFFMLFYTLLLAEVQADRWSDYYGVKNASVASLHNIEQVVPAILLDPLWNLLGFNKVKMTPQYFKKKLGVFGEPTTLGIILGLIIGLIANITNLASLKAWGQILSFTIELSAVMTIFPLVTNVFSKAFTPLAEEIDQNHKKKAGVEDDAPIDEIDDKKRWFLGVDDGVGYGEPATIISGVILIPIMVLIAFLLPGNKTLPIVDLISLPFMVESIVAITRGNILKVIANGIVWFSLGLYASSWLGDIYTGAVSQYGAAIPAGVVLITSFNLMARPLNALIFAAFISKNPFIIGGCVVVYLILLFLLRKYRSQIWRYLRKMSDKNAGYAGSDEKITY
- a CDS encoding L-ribulose-5-phosphate 3-epimerase; this encodes MNSLGIYEKALPAVESWHKTLQLVHDLGFNFIEFSVDESDERLARLDWTREQREDLRNAAWDTGVRIHTLMLSGHRRFPMGSADTKVREHSLEMLYKAIDLAYDLGIRNIQMAGYDVYYEPKTLESREWFVENLKKGVEYAATRQVMLDIETMDDPFLNSLQKIIYLKTQIHSPWLQAYPDLGNLSGWPENDVGKELEMGIDNIVSVHLKDSKPVSATSKGQFRDVPFGDGSVDFEGCLRTLHRLGYTGAMTIEMWTNKAPDPVAEVKKAKSFFDDIFAKVGIEQEPVD
- a CDS encoding FGGY-family carbohydrate kinase, encoding MAGRYFLILDNGGTNTRALIFDEEGTQVGVSVFDTPWIQNTPEMREIDLKGMRDSLFAAIRQVLEQTKVSPKDISCITCVGHGKGLYLLDKNGEIFCNGILSTDERANDLAKSFETRVEEIYPISHQHVMASQAPVLLRWIKDHEPERYANIGSILSAKDFVRYLLTGGIHQEVGDASGNNLINLQTRDYDDRLLAFFGISEAAQWLPKLVESADLVDKVDTNAAYDTGLIEGTPVTGGLFDIDAGTLGSGALDHDHYCVIAGTWSINTYLSHAPTVRMPGIMNSLFLKDRVLVEASSPTSSGNLSRILRLLSPTGKDSDEDYERLEANLKQEDADFTQVLYTPFLYGSNSDPDATASFVGLQSTTTRMQLVRAVYEGVVFAHRQHIDQLLRSDTTRPQSLRVCGGAANSPSWMQMFADIIGLPVETIKGHEITGLGGAVLSAYATGGDSDLQKAANRMIHVDSRFEPDAVQHRKYDEKYERYQTLLDAMDGVWSKLHATQKEGTR